The Leucobacter rhizosphaerae genome includes a region encoding these proteins:
- a CDS encoding malate:quinone oxidoreductase — MSKNTVDVVLIGGGVMSATLGTLIKQVQPDWSIEVFESRTAVATESTNAWNNAGTGHAALCELNYMPEAADGSLSPAKAIDINEQFQLSRQWWSTLVQKGILGDPSTFINPTPHMTFVRGEANVDYLRRRFEILKDEPLFADMEFSDDPAQIAEWAPLLVDRRSKDEVFAATRSESGTDVDFGAVTHQLFDYLVSQGAKLHLGHQVRKLKRRADGTWDVFVRNLAGYGKQVVNAKFVFVGAGGGALSLLQSSKIPEISGFGGFPISGKFLKTDNPEIVAQHKAKVYGKAAVGAPPMSVPHLDTRVVDGKESILFGPYAGFSPNFLKKGSWWDLPGSIRAHNIGPMLKVGLTQWSLEKYLAGELMASRETQMNTLREYMPTARTADWEMITAGQRVQVMKKDPEKGGILQFGTEVITGAEGSIAGLLGASPGASTAVYAMLGVLEKCFPEQYAGEWSKTFTAQVPSLGTGLNGDPEAARASLAATSEVLGLSRRAVESA, encoded by the coding sequence GTGAGTAAAAACACGGTAGATGTCGTCCTCATCGGTGGCGGCGTGATGAGCGCAACCCTCGGCACCCTGATCAAGCAGGTGCAGCCGGACTGGTCGATCGAGGTCTTCGAATCCCGCACCGCGGTGGCGACCGAGAGCACCAACGCCTGGAACAACGCGGGCACCGGCCACGCGGCACTCTGCGAGCTGAACTACATGCCCGAGGCCGCGGACGGCAGCCTGTCCCCTGCAAAGGCGATCGACATCAACGAGCAGTTCCAGCTCTCCCGCCAGTGGTGGTCGACGCTCGTGCAGAAGGGGATCCTCGGAGACCCCTCGACCTTCATCAACCCGACCCCGCACATGACGTTCGTGCGGGGCGAGGCGAACGTTGACTACCTGCGTCGCCGCTTCGAGATCCTGAAGGACGAGCCGCTCTTCGCCGACATGGAGTTCAGCGACGATCCCGCGCAGATCGCCGAGTGGGCCCCGCTCCTCGTCGATCGTCGCTCCAAGGACGAGGTCTTCGCCGCGACCCGCTCCGAGAGCGGCACCGACGTCGACTTCGGCGCCGTCACGCACCAGCTCTTCGACTACCTCGTCTCCCAGGGAGCGAAGCTCCACCTCGGCCACCAGGTGCGCAAGCTCAAGCGCCGGGCCGATGGCACGTGGGACGTGTTCGTGCGCAACCTCGCCGGCTACGGCAAGCAGGTCGTGAACGCGAAGTTCGTGTTCGTCGGCGCGGGCGGCGGCGCGCTGTCGCTGCTGCAGTCGTCCAAGATCCCCGAGATCAGCGGGTTCGGCGGGTTCCCGATCAGCGGCAAGTTCCTGAAGACCGACAACCCCGAGATCGTGGCGCAGCACAAGGCCAAGGTCTACGGCAAGGCCGCCGTGGGTGCGCCGCCGATGTCGGTGCCGCACCTCGACACCCGGGTCGTCGACGGTAAGGAGAGCATCCTCTTCGGCCCGTACGCCGGGTTCAGCCCGAACTTCCTGAAGAAGGGCTCCTGGTGGGATCTGCCGGGCTCGATCCGCGCCCACAACATCGGCCCGATGCTCAAGGTCGGCCTGACGCAGTGGTCGCTGGAGAAGTACCTCGCGGGTGAGCTCATGGCGAGCCGCGAGACGCAGATGAACACGCTCCGCGAGTACATGCCCACGGCGCGCACCGCGGACTGGGAGATGATCACCGCGGGCCAGCGCGTCCAGGTCATGAAGAAGGACCCCGAGAAGGGTGGCATCCTGCAGTTCGGCACGGAGGTCATCACCGGAGCCGAGGGCTCGATCGCCGGGCTCCTCGGCGCCTCGCCGGGTGCGTCCACCGCGGTGTACGCCATGCTCGGAGTCCTCGAGAAGTGCTTCCCCGAGCAGTACGCCGGCGAGTGGAGCAAGACCTTCACCGCGCAGGTGCCGTCGCTCGGCACCGGCCTCAACGGCGACCCCGAGGCGGCACGCGCCTCGCTGGCGGCGACGTCCGAGGTGCTCGGGCTGAGCCGACGCGCGGTCGAGTCGGCCTGA
- the radA gene encoding DNA repair protein RadA, which yields MAKTSGGYTCAECGWQTSKWVGRCGECQQWGTVQEVGAAKATLARTTRAAAPTAGREARPITDLQVDAVRHQPTGIGELDRVLGGGVVPGAAILFSGEPGVGKSTLLLDAAARGAASGARVLYVSGEESTGQIRMRAERTGSLRDSLYLASETDLATVLGHIEAVDPALVIVDSVQTLASDQVDGGAGGPAQVREVAAALIRVAKERGTPVILVGHVTKDGSVAGPRLLEHLVDVVCHFEGDRQSALRFLRTLKNRYGPTDEIGCFEMTGAGISEVADPSGLFLSRTTAPVSGTCATVAMEGRRALPVEVQALVAKSATPNPRRVTSGVDPSRVAMILAVLERRVGARLHDQDVYVSTVGGVKLSEPAADLAIALAVLSAISDRPLPHDLAAFGEISLAGEIRPVVGGAQRSSEATRLGYTALIDARAETLHQARGAAGLARNE from the coding sequence ATGGCAAAAACGAGTGGCGGATACACCTGCGCCGAGTGCGGCTGGCAGACCTCGAAGTGGGTCGGCCGGTGCGGAGAGTGCCAGCAGTGGGGCACCGTGCAGGAGGTCGGCGCCGCGAAGGCCACACTCGCGCGCACGACTCGAGCGGCTGCGCCGACGGCGGGCCGCGAGGCGCGTCCCATCACCGATCTCCAGGTCGACGCGGTGCGGCACCAGCCCACCGGCATCGGCGAGCTCGACCGGGTGCTGGGCGGGGGTGTGGTGCCGGGCGCCGCGATCCTGTTCTCGGGGGAGCCGGGGGTCGGCAAGTCCACCCTGCTGCTCGATGCTGCCGCGCGGGGCGCCGCGTCCGGTGCCCGCGTGCTCTACGTGAGCGGTGAGGAGTCGACCGGGCAGATCCGCATGCGCGCGGAGCGCACCGGGTCGCTGCGCGATTCCCTCTACCTGGCGAGTGAGACGGACCTCGCCACGGTGCTCGGACACATCGAGGCGGTCGATCCCGCGCTCGTGATCGTCGATTCCGTGCAGACCCTGGCGAGCGACCAGGTCGACGGCGGCGCGGGCGGCCCCGCCCAGGTGCGCGAGGTCGCGGCGGCGCTGATCCGGGTCGCGAAGGAGCGCGGCACCCCCGTGATCCTGGTCGGCCACGTCACGAAAGACGGCTCAGTGGCCGGCCCGCGACTGCTCGAGCACCTCGTCGACGTCGTCTGCCACTTCGAGGGGGACCGGCAGTCGGCCCTTCGATTCCTCCGCACCCTGAAGAACCGCTACGGTCCGACGGACGAGATCGGCTGCTTCGAAATGACGGGCGCGGGCATCAGTGAGGTCGCGGATCCGAGCGGGCTGTTCCTGAGTCGCACGACGGCCCCGGTGAGCGGCACCTGCGCCACCGTGGCGATGGAGGGTCGCCGGGCGCTGCCGGTCGAGGTGCAGGCGCTCGTGGCGAAGAGCGCCACTCCGAACCCGCGGCGCGTGACGAGCGGGGTGGACCCGTCTCGCGTCGCCATGATCCTCGCGGTGCTCGAGCGCCGCGTGGGGGCACGCCTCCACGATCAAGACGTGTACGTCTCCACGGTCGGCGGCGTCAAGCTCTCGGAGCCGGCGGCCGATCTGGCGATCGCCCTCGCGGTTCTCTCGGCGATCTCCGACCGGCCGCTCCCGCACGACCTTGCTGCGTTCGGGGAGATCAGCCTGGCCGGTGAGATCCGCCCGGTCGTCGGCGGTGCGCAGCGTTCGAGCGAGGCGACGCGGCTGGGGTACACCGCGCTCATCGACGCGCGCGCCGAGACGCTCCACCAGGCGCGAGGCGCAGCTGGATTGGCACGCAACGAATGA
- a CDS encoding potassium-transporting ATPase subunit F: protein MIVFELLAVGLGIAAIGYLVFALVKPERF from the coding sequence GTGATCGTATTCGAGCTGCTCGCCGTCGGCCTCGGGATCGCGGCGATCGGCTATCTCGTGTTCGCGCTCGTGAAACCGGAGCGCTTCTGA